One Vallitalea pronyensis genomic region harbors:
- the fliP gene encoding flagellar type III secretion system pore protein FliP (The bacterial flagellar biogenesis protein FliP forms a type III secretion system (T3SS)-type pore required for flagellar assembly.), protein MRHIWDKYRKQFKIIVLISIIMGITLCSSSKVLATETPIPFSVDLNVSAAEDSKDVVGSLQILFILTLISLAPSILIMMTSFTRIIVVLHFVRSALATQQTPPNQVLIGLALFLTLFIMAPVMLEVNDSALQPYSAGEISQEEAIDKGLEPIREFMLKQVNDKDLALFLDIAKNRSVDEIEDIPTSALIPAFIISELRAAFIIGFLIYIPFIVVDMIVASTLMSMGMMMLPPVMISLPFKLMLFVLADGWNLIIGQLVKTFRF, encoded by the coding sequence ATGAGGCATATATGGGACAAATACAGAAAACAGTTTAAAATAATTGTGCTGATTAGTATAATTATGGGTATAACCTTATGTTCATCAAGTAAGGTGCTTGCTACAGAAACACCTATTCCTTTTTCAGTAGACCTTAATGTAAGTGCAGCTGAAGATAGTAAAGATGTGGTAGGAAGCTTACAGATATTATTTATTTTAACATTGATTTCATTAGCACCGTCTATTTTAATTATGATGACGTCTTTTACAAGAATCATTGTTGTATTGCATTTTGTTAGATCTGCTTTAGCTACTCAGCAGACGCCTCCAAATCAAGTCTTAATAGGTTTAGCGTTGTTTTTGACCTTGTTTATCATGGCACCTGTTATGCTTGAAGTTAACGATTCAGCTCTGCAACCTTATTCAGCTGGGGAAATTTCACAAGAAGAAGCTATTGATAAGGGACTAGAGCCAATACGTGAATTTATGCTTAAACAAGTGAATGACAAAGATTTGGCGTTATTTTTAGACATTGCCAAGAATAGAAGTGTTGATGAAATAGAAGATATACCAACAAGTGCGCTCATTCCAGCATTTATTATTAGCGAACTTAGAGCGGCATTTATCATAGGTTTCTTAATCTACATACCGTTTATTGTGGTGGATATGATTGTAGCTTCTACGTTAATGTCCATGGGTATGATGATGTTACCACCCGTCATGATTTCATTACCCTTTAAACTGATGTTGTTTGTTTTGGCAGATGGGTGGAATCTGATTATTGGACAGTTGGTAAAAACCTTTCGCTTTTGA
- the fliQ gene encoding flagellar biosynthesis protein FliQ: protein MNQEMIIDMAREALMTVIMVAGPLLLLALTVGLLVSIFQTVTSIQEPTLAFVPKILAVFLGLMLLGPWMLNKLMTLITNLYANFGSFIVN, encoded by the coding sequence ATGAATCAAGAGATGATTATTGATATGGCAAGAGAGGCATTAATGACTGTTATCATGGTGGCAGGACCATTGTTGCTGCTGGCTCTAACGGTAGGTTTGCTGGTGAGTATCTTTCAGACGGTTACGTCTATACAAGAACCAACGCTTGCCTTTGTGCCCAAAATTCTTGCTGTTTTTTTAGGTCTTATGCTATTAGGACCATGGATGTTAAATAAATTGATGACTTTAATAACTAACTTATATGCTAACTTTGGTTCATTTATTGTCAATTAG
- the fliR gene encoding flagellar biosynthetic protein FliR has translation MDLLLQEPFTYLDAFLLVFVRMISFFIAVPLFGIRNIPRTTKIAIAFFTAAIMISIQPMTLDVSSAQIIPYAILVVKEFIVGWIIGFGAYLAFSIITLAGQLIDYQIGFTMVNVFDPLSQVQITITGNLYYYLLLLMMLATNTHYILIKGLVNSFEWIPIGTSTFKIGLYTEIINFFGDFFIIALQIAAPMIGSMLIINVVLGILARATPQMNMFVVGLPLKLMVGLVVLLITLAVFPHVSDWIFERMLKLVDTIVKGMSSL, from the coding sequence ATGGATTTACTACTACAGGAACCATTTACATATTTAGATGCTTTTTTACTTGTTTTTGTACGTATGATTAGTTTTTTTATTGCTGTACCCTTATTTGGTATTCGAAATATTCCCAGAACCACAAAGATAGCCATAGCGTTTTTTACTGCCGCTATTATGATTAGTATTCAACCGATGACATTAGATGTGTCAAGTGCTCAGATTATACCCTATGCCATATTGGTTGTTAAAGAATTCATTGTAGGATGGATTATTGGATTTGGTGCATATTTAGCATTTTCCATTATAACCTTGGCTGGACAGCTCATTGACTATCAGATAGGCTTTACAATGGTGAATGTTTTTGACCCGTTAAGTCAAGTGCAAATTACCATAACAGGTAACCTCTATTACTATTTGTTATTATTGATGATGTTAGCCACCAATACACACTATATTTTAATCAAAGGGTTAGTTAATAGTTTTGAATGGATTCCCATAGGAACATCCACATTTAAAATTGGTCTGTATACAGAAATCATTAACTTTTTTGGGGACTTTTTTATCATAGCTTTACAAATTGCAGCGCCTATGATTGGTTCCATGCTTATTATAAATGTCGTATTGGGAATCTTAGCAAGAGCAACACCTCAGATGAACATGTTTGTTGTAGGTCTTCCACTAAAACTAATGGTAGGGCTTGTTGTACTCTTGATAACTCTAGCTGTTTTTCCACATGTGAGTGATTGGATTTTTGAGCGTATGTTAAAGCTAGTGGATACAATCGTAAAAGGAATGAGTAGCCTATGA
- the flhB gene encoding flagellar biosynthesis protein FlhB, giving the protein MMKSYFTDKNLTLAYHLQFFANGDSGEKTEKATPKKREKAREEGQVAKSMEVTTALMLVVMFTAIKLLIPYVYERLHKLYHHMYQNFDIAVNELSVKLVGEILKHAIMSMMEILFPFFAIVVGIGLIGNFLQVGWKPSLKTMKPKFNKLSPIQGFKRLFSLRSVMELVKSLLKVTIIIVIVYLSINGKEGFILYVYELSLLEAFKLMTDIALDIGIKVGAFFIIIAIIDYIYQRFSLEKQLKMTKQEVKQEHKETEGNPEIKSKIRQKMREAAMRRMMHDLPSADVIITNPTHFAVAIKYDSEESLAPMVIAKGVDVLAAKIKSIAKDHEIEIVENKPLARTLYYTVDIGGEIPPELYQTVAEVLAFVYNLKKNKEG; this is encoded by the coding sequence ATGATGAAATCCTATTTCACAGATAAAAATCTTACATTAGCTTATCATCTGCAATTTTTTGCTAATGGTGATTCTGGTGAGAAGACAGAAAAAGCCACACCTAAAAAAAGGGAAAAAGCAAGAGAAGAAGGACAAGTAGCTAAAAGTATGGAAGTGACAACGGCTCTCATGCTTGTGGTGATGTTTACAGCTATTAAGTTATTGATACCTTACGTATATGAAAGACTGCATAAACTATATCATCACATGTATCAGAATTTTGATATAGCTGTTAATGAATTATCTGTTAAACTTGTTGGTGAGATTCTAAAACATGCCATTATGTCCATGATGGAGATATTATTTCCGTTTTTTGCCATTGTGGTAGGGATAGGCTTAATTGGCAACTTTCTTCAAGTTGGATGGAAACCGTCCTTAAAAACCATGAAACCTAAATTTAATAAATTGAGTCCCATTCAAGGGTTTAAACGATTGTTTTCATTACGATCGGTTATGGAACTTGTTAAATCATTGCTTAAGGTTACCATTATTATTGTGATTGTCTATCTAAGCATTAATGGTAAAGAGGGGTTTATCCTATATGTGTACGAATTATCTTTGTTAGAGGCATTCAAATTAATGACTGATATTGCATTAGATATTGGTATAAAAGTTGGTGCTTTTTTTATAATTATTGCAATCATTGATTATATCTACCAAAGATTTTCCCTTGAAAAACAATTAAAGATGACCAAACAAGAAGTGAAACAAGAGCACAAAGAAACAGAGGGAAACCCAGAAATAAAATCTAAAATTCGTCAAAAAATGCGAGAAGCTGCTATGAGACGAATGATGCATGATTTACCCAGTGCAGATGTGATTATTACCAATCCAACACATTTTGCTGTTGCTATAAAATATGATTCTGAAGAATCATTAGCCCCTATGGTAATAGCAAAGGGTGTTGATGTATTAGCAGCTAAAATAAAAAGCATTGCTAAAGACCATGAGATAGAAATTGTAGAAAACAAGCCTCTTGCAAGAACGCTATACTATACGGTGGATATCGGTGGCGAAATACCTCCTGAATTGTACCAAACAGTTGCAGAGGTATTAGCATTCGTCTACAATCTTAAGAAGAACAAGGAGGGCTAG
- the flhA gene encoding flagellar biosynthesis protein FlhA, with amino-acid sequence MKIKVGDIILGLFIILAVVIMIIPMSTGMLDLLITLNIALALIILFNALFAQEALSMSTFPTILLFITIYRLALNFSSTRAILSSGEAGDVIATFGSFVGGGDIVVGIVMFIILVIVQFMVITKGAERVAEVSARFTLDAMPGKQMAIDADLNSGLIDEMQARERRQKIQDEASFYGSMDGASKFVKGDAIAGLLITVINIAGGLIIGVTRLNLPIEEAMTTYTILTIGDGLVSQIPALLISLSTGILVTKVSKEVDLSDQLSSQLFSLPKVLFLTGGVLVFLGLFTPLPTLIVSGTGVLVIVAAWKIQNTLQIQAVEHEISTEDIEAEEIRRPENVVSLLHVDPIELEFGYGIIPLADANQGGDLLDRVVMIRRQIAIELGAVVPIIRLRDNIQLNPNQYIVKVKGVKVAEGEILFDHYMAMNPGFVEEEMDGIETVEPAFNLPAIWITETQRERAETLGYTVVDPPSIIATHLTEVIKKHLDELTTRQDVQTLINNVKESHPTLVDELVPKLLSVGEVQKVLMNLLNEGITIRDLVTIFESLADNAVTSRDTDILTEYARQSLKRAISSSFLNENDSNSVITLDPSLEQMIMDSVKQTEQGTYLALDPEITAKVYESVEQEINKLISIGRSPILLTSPIVRIYFRRLTEEQFPDLIILSYNELDSQAEIQSVGMVSVS; translated from the coding sequence ATGAAGATAAAAGTAGGAGATATTATCCTAGGCCTATTTATTATACTTGCAGTTGTTATTATGATTATCCCCATGAGCACGGGGATGCTTGATTTGCTAATTACACTCAATATAGCATTAGCGCTTATTATATTATTTAATGCACTATTTGCACAAGAAGCTTTGAGTATGTCTACCTTTCCAACTATATTACTGTTTATAACCATCTACCGTTTGGCATTAAACTTTTCATCCACAAGAGCCATCTTATCGTCTGGTGAAGCTGGTGATGTCATAGCAACTTTCGGAAGTTTTGTTGGTGGCGGAGATATCGTTGTAGGTATTGTCATGTTTATTATATTAGTCATTGTACAGTTTATGGTTATTACGAAAGGTGCTGAAAGGGTAGCAGAAGTGTCAGCGCGTTTCACATTAGATGCCATGCCTGGTAAACAGATGGCCATTGATGCAGACTTGAATTCGGGTCTAATTGATGAGATGCAAGCAAGGGAAAGACGACAGAAAATACAGGATGAAGCGTCTTTCTATGGATCAATGGATGGGGCAAGTAAATTTGTGAAGGGTGATGCCATAGCAGGCCTGCTGATTACAGTTATTAATATAGCAGGTGGTTTAATTATAGGTGTCACAAGGCTCAATTTACCTATTGAAGAAGCAATGACTACGTACACCATACTAACCATAGGTGATGGTCTTGTAAGTCAGATACCAGCCTTGTTAATTTCCTTATCAACAGGTATCCTTGTGACCAAAGTATCCAAAGAAGTTGATCTAAGTGATCAACTCTCAAGTCAACTGTTTTCCCTTCCCAAAGTATTATTTTTAACGGGTGGGGTGTTGGTCTTTCTAGGCCTTTTCACACCATTACCCACACTTATTGTTTCTGGGACAGGTGTATTGGTCATTGTTGCAGCATGGAAAATTCAAAATACGTTGCAGATTCAAGCAGTGGAACATGAAATCTCTACGGAAGACATAGAAGCTGAGGAAATTAGACGACCAGAGAATGTAGTATCCTTACTCCATGTTGATCCTATAGAACTTGAGTTTGGATATGGTATAATACCACTAGCAGATGCTAATCAAGGTGGCGATTTACTCGATCGTGTTGTGATGATTAGACGTCAGATAGCCATAGAACTTGGTGCAGTGGTTCCCATCATTCGGCTTAGGGATAATATTCAACTTAATCCTAATCAATACATTGTTAAAGTGAAAGGGGTAAAGGTAGCAGAAGGCGAAATACTCTTTGACCATTATATGGCCATGAATCCAGGTTTTGTTGAAGAAGAGATGGATGGTATAGAAACTGTTGAACCAGCATTTAATCTGCCAGCAATATGGATTACAGAAACCCAAAGAGAGCGTGCTGAAACATTAGGCTATACCGTTGTTGACCCACCCTCAATTATCGCAACCCACTTAACAGAAGTCATTAAGAAGCATCTGGATGAACTTACCACAAGACAAGATGTTCAAACACTTATTAACAATGTTAAGGAGAGCCATCCAACTTTGGTGGACGAATTAGTACCCAAACTATTAAGTGTTGGTGAAGTTCAAAAAGTACTCATGAATTTACTTAATGAAGGCATAACCATAAGAGATTTAGTAACGATATTTGAATCATTAGCCGATAATGCTGTGACCAGTCGCGATACAGATATCTTAACGGAGTATGCAAGACAAAGCTTAAAAAGGGCTATATCATCAAGTTTCTTAAACGAAAATGACAGTAACAGTGTTATTACACTGGACCCTAGTTTAGAGCAAATGATTATGGATAGTGTTAAACAGACAGAACAGGGTACCTACTTAGCCTTAGACCCTGAAATAACAGCTAAAGTATACGAAAGCGTAGAACAAGAAATAAATAAACTCATATCCATAGGAAGATCGCCGATTCTACTGACATCACCTATTGTACGTATATACTTTAGACGTTTAACAGAAGAGCAGTTTCCTGATTTGATTATTTTATCTTATAATGAGTTAGACTCTCAGGCAGAAATACAATCAGTAGGGATGGTGAGTGTTAGTTGA
- the flhF gene encoding flagellar biosynthesis protein FlhF, translated as MKIKQFEARTETEAMLQVKEEFGKNALIVSVKTVRPKGIVKLFKKPYVQITAALDEKAAKGNGKEKETFKSQLEALGDYHYQSKTSEMEEKITKIEQLLKKNDVRHTEVSAAEPQQVETSIHTQNFPLVNLIYEQLLENEVDEKVINKLMFGLNESLSKGTVQMKDLIAIIYQRIIDEIGDIEPINLEGNTPKIVVFMGPTGVGKTTTIAKLASHYSINQNMNVGLITADTYRIAAVEQLRTYGNILNIPVDVVYTNEEVQGSIDGFGDKDLIMIDTAGRSHKNNEWQADIKALLNGIPDKEVFLVLSATTKYKDLMHIANKYQEIADYKLIFSKLDESTCMGNILNVRHRIGATMSYITFGQNVPDDFTELNPHDIAKSILGGHSSDGPGY; from the coding sequence TTGAAAATAAAACAATTCGAAGCAAGGACAGAAACAGAAGCCATGCTTCAAGTAAAAGAAGAGTTTGGTAAAAATGCTTTGATTGTTAGTGTTAAAACTGTGAGACCAAAAGGTATCGTTAAGTTGTTCAAAAAACCATATGTTCAGATTACAGCAGCTCTTGACGAAAAAGCGGCCAAAGGGAATGGAAAAGAAAAAGAGACATTCAAATCACAATTAGAAGCTCTTGGTGATTATCATTATCAATCAAAAACATCTGAAATGGAAGAAAAAATAACAAAAATAGAACAGTTATTGAAAAAGAATGATGTAAGACATACCGAAGTAAGTGCAGCAGAACCTCAACAAGTAGAGACATCCATACACACTCAGAATTTTCCACTGGTAAATCTCATTTATGAGCAATTACTTGAGAATGAAGTGGATGAAAAAGTTATCAATAAATTGATGTTTGGATTGAATGAATCGTTATCCAAGGGCACTGTTCAGATGAAAGATTTGATCGCTATTATTTATCAGCGTATCATTGATGAGATAGGGGATATTGAACCCATCAATCTTGAAGGAAATACGCCTAAGATTGTCGTATTTATGGGTCCTACAGGTGTTGGCAAAACCACAACCATAGCTAAACTGGCATCCCACTATAGCATTAACCAAAACATGAATGTAGGTCTTATTACAGCAGATACTTATCGTATTGCCGCTGTGGAGCAATTAAGAACATATGGGAATATCTTGAATATTCCAGTAGATGTGGTTTATACCAATGAAGAAGTTCAAGGTTCCATTGATGGTTTTGGAGATAAAGATCTCATTATGATCGATACAGCAGGTCGGTCACATAAGAATAATGAATGGCAGGCAGATATTAAGGCACTGCTTAATGGTATACCAGATAAGGAAGTATTTCTTGTACTTAGTGCAACAACCAAGTACAAGGATTTAATGCATATAGCTAACAAGTATCAAGAAATTGCAGATTATAAACTTATTTTTTCAAAGCTAGACGAATCCACATGTATGGGTAACATACTGAATGTTAGACACCGGATTGGGGCAACCATGTCGTACATAACTTTTGGACAAAATGTACCAGATGATTTTACAGAGTTGAATCCTCATGACATTGCAAAATCCATTTTAGGAGGACACAGCAGTGATGGACCAGGCTACTAA
- a CDS encoding MinD/ParA family protein, with product MDQATNLRNLMRQKQKAVTPQSTAKVITVTSGKGGVGKSNVSVNLAINFRRKGKKVVIFDADFGLANIEVIFGIIPRYNLFDMIYNGMSMEDVLTSGPLGINFVSGGSGVQELVHLSKTQLNFLNEKLLELDHLADIIIIDTGAGISDSVLDFIITSNEVILVTTPEPTSITDAYAVLKALRNRKRKEYQGAHINLLVNRVSSESEGLEIYKKLNKVTNKFLDMELKNIGFLPQDQHLTKAVIEQKPVSMLYPKSKVAKAFEVVSDNVLSNNSYSTKKDVGLRSVFNHLMKFRNK from the coding sequence ATGGACCAGGCTACTAATCTTAGAAACTTAATGCGACAAAAACAAAAAGCCGTGACACCACAAAGCACTGCCAAAGTGATTACCGTAACGAGTGGAAAAGGCGGTGTAGGAAAATCCAATGTTTCTGTCAATCTTGCCATTAATTTTAGACGAAAGGGCAAAAAGGTTGTTATATTTGATGCGGATTTTGGACTTGCTAATATTGAAGTAATCTTCGGCATTATACCAAGATACAATCTGTTTGATATGATTTACAACGGTATGAGTATGGAAGATGTATTAACCTCTGGTCCTCTCGGGATTAATTTTGTGTCTGGAGGTTCTGGTGTACAAGAATTAGTTCATCTATCCAAAACGCAACTTAATTTCCTTAATGAGAAATTGTTGGAACTTGATCACTTGGCAGATATTATTATCATTGACACAGGTGCAGGTATATCCGATTCTGTTCTTGATTTTATCATTACTTCCAATGAAGTGATACTTGTCACAACCCCAGAACCTACATCCATCACAGATGCTTATGCCGTGTTAAAAGCTCTACGAAACAGAAAACGAAAAGAATACCAAGGAGCGCATATCAACTTACTTGTTAATCGTGTATCCAGTGAATCTGAAGGGTTAGAGATATACAAAAAACTCAACAAAGTGACCAACAAATTTTTGGACATGGAACTAAAAAATATTGGATTTTTACCTCAGGATCAACATTTAACAAAAGCGGTGATTGAGCAAAAACCTGTATCCATGTTATACCCAAAATCCAAAGTAGCAAAAGCTTTTGAAGTTGTTTCAGACAATGTGTTATCCAATAATAGTTATTCAACGAAGAAAGATGTTGGACTTCGCAGTGTATTTAATCATTTAATGAAATTCAGAAATAAGTAA
- a CDS encoding flagellar brake protein, with amino-acid sequence MIHKALSLGDKIEISRSKFNRNEPYENQKIYVSIIQDIVDDELIISAPVENGKIIPLEIGTSYMISIYTKGGLFNCKAKVSKRTKKNQLYLITLSIESELIKSQRRQYFRLDCIMPISFSEKESEEWHHGLVVDISGGGLRFTSKIHYETNPEVTCQFDLVIDEEIKRLEIIGQVVDSRIIDFETMRYETRVMFDDIANEDREIIIKYIFEEQRKRRKRQKGL; translated from the coding sequence ATGATTCATAAAGCATTATCATTAGGTGACAAAATTGAAATATCCAGGAGTAAGTTTAATAGGAATGAACCCTATGAAAATCAAAAAATATATGTGAGTATTATTCAAGATATTGTCGATGATGAGCTTATTATTTCAGCTCCTGTAGAAAATGGTAAGATTATTCCCCTTGAAATAGGAACATCCTATATGATTTCCATCTACACCAAGGGCGGTTTATTTAATTGTAAAGCTAAAGTAAGTAAACGTACAAAAAAAAATCAATTATACCTAATTACCCTATCCATAGAGTCAGAATTAATTAAAAGTCAGCGTCGTCAATATTTTAGATTGGATTGTATTATGCCCATCAGCTTTTCTGAAAAAGAAAGCGAAGAATGGCACCATGGTCTTGTCGTCGATATTAGTGGTGGTGGCTTACGTTTCACATCGAAGATTCACTATGAAACGAATCCAGAAGTGACCTGTCAATTTGATTTAGTCATTGATGAGGAGATTAAGAGGCTAGAAATCATTGGTCAAGTCGTGGACTCAAGAATTATTGATTTTGAGACCATGCGCTATGAAACCAGAGTCATGTTTGATGATATAGCCAATGAAGATAGGGAAATCATCATTAAATATATATTTGAAGAGCAGCGTAAACGACGAAAACGCCAAAAAGGACTGTGA
- a CDS encoding protein-glutamate methylesterase/protein-glutamine glutaminase yields the protein MKSSVNDENAKKDCDKMDMKKKILVIDDSAFMRRVISDIITSDSRCEVIGTARNGKDGLEKIQTLQPDVVTLDIEMPIMTGLEMLELLKQKSIHVPVIVMSTLAMEGKAETIKALESGAIDFVTKPQNIFKVNTEEMREVLIAKLLMAANTQTPMIQNKPVTRILKQTSRSLNNQRKSGCPGMNKLVAIGCSTGGPRALQYVLPYLPANLDAGIVIVQHMPAGFTKSLADRLNQLSAIEVKEAEDNDIIEKGKAYIAPGNYHMKIVQDRQCRLMIKLSNEEPLKGHRPAVDVMMNSLVDAHTNDLVGVIMTGMGVDGSEGLKRIRDHKAIHIIAQNEETCVVYGMPKAVVKGGIADEVIPLESISDAILKKVGVL from the coding sequence TTGAAGAGCAGCGTAAACGACGAAAACGCCAAAAAGGACTGTGATAAGATGGACATGAAGAAAAAAATATTGGTGATTGATGACTCTGCATTCATGAGAAGAGTTATATCTGATATAATTACAAGTGATTCAAGATGTGAAGTAATAGGAACGGCAAGAAACGGTAAAGATGGCTTAGAAAAAATACAAACCTTACAACCTGATGTGGTGACATTAGACATAGAAATGCCTATTATGACAGGGTTAGAAATGCTTGAACTACTTAAGCAAAAGAGTATACATGTGCCTGTTATTGTCATGAGTACATTAGCTATGGAAGGAAAAGCAGAAACCATAAAAGCGTTAGAATCAGGTGCCATTGATTTTGTGACAAAACCCCAGAATATATTCAAGGTAAATACAGAAGAAATGCGTGAAGTATTAATTGCCAAGCTTCTTATGGCAGCCAATACCCAAACACCGATGATTCAGAATAAGCCAGTTACCCGTATCCTTAAGCAAACATCACGTTCATTAAACAATCAGAGGAAAAGTGGTTGTCCTGGCATGAACAAGCTAGTTGCCATTGGATGTTCCACTGGTGGTCCTAGAGCATTACAATATGTATTACCGTATTTACCGGCCAATTTAGATGCGGGCATCGTTATTGTACAACATATGCCAGCAGGTTTTACCAAGTCCTTAGCTGATCGGTTAAATCAATTAAGTGCTATAGAGGTAAAAGAGGCAGAGGATAATGATATCATTGAAAAAGGTAAAGCCTATATTGCTCCAGGAAATTATCACATGAAAATTGTACAAGATAGACAGTGTCGATTGATGATTAAGCTATCAAACGAGGAACCATTAAAAGGACATCGACCTGCAGTAGATGTGATGATGAATTCCTTGGTAGATGCACATACGAATGATTTGGTAGGTGTTATCATGACAGGGATGGGTGTTGATGGAAGTGAAGGACTTAAACGTATAAGGGATCATAAAGCCATTCATATTATTGCGCAGAATGAAGAAACGTGTGTTGTTTATGGAATGCCAAAAGCTGTTGTCAAAGGAGGCATAGCGGATGAAGTCATTCCATTAGAATCAATATCTGATGCTATACTTAAGAAAGTGGGGGTGCTTTAA